The following are encoded together in the Lathyrus oleraceus cultivar Zhongwan6 chromosome 3, CAAS_Psat_ZW6_1.0, whole genome shotgun sequence genome:
- the LOC127126743 gene encoding protein COFACTOR ASSEMBLY OF COMPLEX C SUBUNIT B CCB1, chloroplastic has protein sequence MAAKIMLLSPPPIPLRSLPFHTNKLHPWNHQHHLPTPKPEKLRLSLHESAEFITQQQQLLNPNSLFLLTETAGYSLASYYTSLGLFVISVPGLWSLIKRSVKSKIVKKTFVDEVGNKAPNQVAGEVLSFFTRNNFSVVDRGETITFEGVMVPSRGQAALLTFCTCISLASVSLVLTITVPDVGNNWFGLTILSPLAGAYYWTRASRKEQIKVKLTVKEDGTLSEIVVQGDDQQVEQMRKELKFSEKGMVYVKGLFET, from the exons ATGGCTGCCAAGATCATGTTGCTATCTCCACCTCCAATCCCTCTCCGTTCTCTCCCATTTCACACAAACAAACTACACCCATGGAACCATCAGCACCATCTTCCAACTCCAAAACCAGAGAAACTTCGATTATCCCTTCATGAGAGTGCCGAATTCATCACCCAACAACAACAACTACTAAACCCCAATTCTCTTTTCTTGCTTACAGAGACTGCTGGTTATTCTTTGGCTAGTTATTATACTTCTCTTGGTCTCTTTGTTATATCTGTTCCTGGTCTTTGGTCCCTCATCAAACGTTCTGTTAAATCCAAA ATTGTGAAGAAGACATTTGTAGATGAAGTTGGAAATAAGGCACCAAATCAGGTTGCAGGGGAGGTGCTATCATTCTTTACTCGTAATAATTTTTCAGTGGTTGATAGAGGAGAAACAATCAC GTTTGAAGGAGTGATGGTTCCTAGCAGGGGGCAAGCAGCACTGTTAACTTTCTGCACTTGCATCAGTCTTGCAAGTGTTTCCCTTGTGCTCACCATAACTGTGCCAGATGTTGGCAATAATTGGTTTGGGTTAACCATCTTAAGTCCATTGGC GGGTGCTTATTACTGGACTAGAGCATCCAGAAAGGAGCAAATTAAGGTGAAACTGACAGTTAAAGAAGACGGAACCTTATCAGAGATTGTTGTTCAAGGTGACGACCAACAAGTCGAGCAAATGAGAAAGGAACTAAAGTTTAGTGAGAAGGGCATGGTTTATGTTAAAGGCCTTTTTGAAACATGA
- the LOC127126741 gene encoding cytochrome b-c1 complex subunit Rieske-4, mitochondrial: protein MLRVASKRLSSLSGRANHAASAFVSKSPISPPPSSSSDERRSDPFSIHPQFFLPFRGFASESLIHAKENSILPDIPATVTAVKNPSSKIVYDEHNHERFPPGDPSKRAFAYFVLTGGRFAYASVIRLLVLKLVLSMSASKDVLAMASLEVDLSSIEPGTTVTVKWRGKPVFIRRRTDDDVQLANSVDVGSLRDPQQDSERVKNPEWLVVIGVCTHLGCIPLPNAGDFGGWFCPCHGSHYDISGRIRKGPAPYNLEVPTYSFLEENKLLIG from the exons atgttgagggTTGCATCTAAGAGGCTTTCATCTCTCTCAGGGAGGGCTAACCACGCCGCCTCCGCTTTCGTCTCTAAGAGCCCCATATCACCACCGCCTTCTTCTTCCTCCGATGAACGCAGATCTGATCCCTTTTCGATCCATCCCCAATTCTTTCTTCCCTTCAGAG GTTTTGCTAGTGAGTCACTGATCCATGCAAAAGAAAACAGCATTCTTCCTGACATCCCAGCAACTGTTACAGCTGTTAAAAATCCATCTTCTAAGATTGTATATGATGAGCACAACCATGAACGATTTCCTCCTGGTGACCCAAGCAAGAGAGCATTTGCATACTTTGTCCTAACAGGTGGAAGGTTTGCTTATGCTTCTGTGATCCGTCTTCTTGTCCTCAAGCTTGTCCTCAGCATGTCAGCAAGTAAGGATGTTCTTGCTATGGCTTCACTTGAAGTTGATCTCTCCAGCATTGAGCCAGGCACTACTGTCACCGTTAAGTGGCGTGGAAAGCCAGTATTCATCAGGCGCAGAACAGATGACGATGTGCAGTTGGCAAACAGTGTTGATGTTGGATCTCTTCGTGACCCTCAACAAGATTCTGAGAGAGTCAAGAACCCAGAATGGCTTGTTGTGATTGGTGTTTGCACACATCTAGGTTGCATTCCCTTGCCAAATGCTGGGGACTTTGGTGGATGGTTTTGCCCATGCCATGGGTCACATTATGATATTTCTGGCAGAATTAGGAAGGGACCTGCACCATACAATCTGGAGGTACCAACTTATTCATTCTTGGAGGAAAACAAGTTGTTGATCGGTTGA